Sequence from the Corallococcus sp. EGB genome:
CCGTGGTCTCCGCGCCCGCGCCCCAGAAGAAGCCCCAGCTCGCGGGAGGCGCGGCATGAGCGACCTGGTCACCATCATCCGCGCCATCGTCCGGGATGAGATCGCCTCCCTGCGGCTGGGCGACCTCGGCGTGGTGACGAGCGCCTTCCCGCACGCGGACGGAGACGCGCACAACCACGAGTGCAACGTGAAGCTGCGCGAGAGCGGGCTGGAGCTGCGCAAGGTGCCCATCGCGACGCCGCACATCGGCATGGTGAGCGCGCCGCACGCGGGCGAGGTGGTCGTCATCACCTACGTCGGGGGGGATCCGAACCGCCCCATCATCACCGGCCGGCTCTACTCCGACGCCATCCACCCGCCCCTCCACGAGGCCGACGAGTGGCGCGTCGTGGCGCCTCCG
This genomic interval carries:
- a CDS encoding phage baseplate assembly protein V — its product is MSDLVTIIRAIVRDEIASLRLGDLGVVTSAFPHADGDAHNHECNVKLRESGLELRKVPIATPHIGMVSAPHAGEVVVITYVGGDPNRPIITGRLYSDAIHPPLHEADEWRVVAPPGGNTSIAIDQEQSIILTAGETVVTVKQDDVISIKGKTDLTLEVEGNVQLKCVDCTIDASGKIDLGKGGSGVITEQSHKCYFTGAPLKGSQDVKAK